One Aegilops tauschii subsp. strangulata cultivar AL8/78 chromosome 2, Aet v6.0, whole genome shotgun sequence genomic window, ctagagggtgGTGAATAGGCGATTCTAATGAAAAtcttcaaaacacgaggtctttgaagacaaacaagcaattgaacatatgtgatatgcagcggaagataaACTACACTAGACATGCTATAGTCAAGTAAGCAAAatagtgaaagcacgaagactaatagcagctaggaaGTTCGGATCGaaatggaagacagtatgaagccaaacaagtAATAGTATTCGCACAGTGAAGTTAAACAGATCAGTcaagcaagcaatgacttcacgaagacaaactgaaaTGTAAAGAAGGTGTgggatagaaccagtagcttggtgaagacaaggatttggtagaccagtttcAGTTGCTGTGGCAACTgtatgtctggttagggaggctgagattgaacttagaagaccacgtcttcaccttattccccttgagctaaggacacccagttctcgcccaatcactctggtaagtcttcaaggtagacttccaaaccttcacagacttcgttcaccggcggtCCACGATGACTCTTGGATCCTCAGAacatgacgcctaaccggctggaggatgcacagtcctcaagtgtaacaagtcttcaggtcacgcggacagaaagactttagtgatgcctaacactctttggctctgagtgttttgggctttgtcctcgcaaggatctctctctctcaaaggcttcggaggtgggttgctctcaaacgacaaaagtcgtgcactaactctgagcagccaccaatttatggtgtagggggtgggctatttatagccaagaggcaacccgacatgatatgtctgaaatgaccctgggtcactaaggaaccgacacatGTCCAACGGttggatttcaaacacacgcggcagcttggcTTGGGCTACGAGCAAGgttgactcatccaactctgcataagatttgctctcattgtcttcgcttgaagacataggattttgctAGAGCATCACGTCAGtcttctgactttgttcacttggacccacttaacagtacggtggttcctatgactcaataaagaagaaaaggaaactacgaaagaaactatgtcttcgcactccatagtcttcaagtgaatgtcttcacacgtCATTGTATTCAACGTGAATGTCTTAACGAGCCACCATTGTCTtgaatgtcttcatacatttttaggggtcatctctggtaggaaaaccgaatcaatgagggacttctacctgtgttatcctgcaattctcacaaacacattagtccctcaactacgtttgtcgtcaatactccaaaaccaactaggggtggcactagatgcacttacaatctccccctttttggtgattgatgacaaactagTTGAAGTTTTCAACAGGGATAGAAATATGTGAAAGTTAAAGTACGTGGTCATTGGCTTCATAAGTTGAGagaggctccccctgaagatgtgcatataaatGTTTTGCTTTTCAATGCAAATACACATGGCAGATTTtgctttgtggagatcctcttcaacacatgaagaaaattcatcatgcatatacaAATGTATTGAAGATAATGAGAtgcataatgagaaatgggcgtctgcagaatgacttcatgcaggatttatcatcgcatcataAGGTAGCAGCAagagtagcagacgaccatcaggtttaagtgttacaactcaaaaacCAAATAGTTCAAGAATGAGAGTTGTAAAAACTTAGGCAAAAAtaagtgatgacccacaagtataggggatcaattgtacctattttctataagtaagagtgtcgaacccaacgaggagcagaaggaaatgacaagtggttttcagcaaggtaatgtctgcaagtgctgaaattgtaagtaacagagtagtttgatagcaagataatttgtgacgagcaagtaatgatagtagtaacaaaagtgcagcaaggtacccaatccttttgaggcaaaggacatgccaaaacggtctcttatagtaagcaaagcgttcttgagggtacacgggaatttcatctagtcactttcaccatgttgattcgatttgtgttcgctactttgataatttgatatgtgggtggaccggtgcttaggtgttgttcatacttgaacaaacctcctacttatgattaaccccctcgcaagcatccgcaactacgagaaaagtattaataataaattctaaccatagcattaaacttttggatccaatcggtcccttacggaatagcacataaactagggtttaagcttttgtcactctcgaaacccatcatctaataactactccacaatgaattcccttaggcccaaatatggtgaagtgtcatgtagtcgacgttcacatgacaccactaagggaatcacaacatacatactatcaaaatatcgaacacatatcaagttcacatgattacttgcaacatgatttctcccgtgacctcaagaacaaaagtaactactcacaaatgataatcatgctcaagatcagaggggtattaaatagcatattggatctgaacatataagcttccaccaaataaaccatatagtaatcaactacaagatgtaatcaacactactagtcacccacaagcaccaatctatagttccggtacggagattgaacacaagagatgaactagggtttgagaggagatgatgctattgaagatattgatggaggttgccctccccaagatgggtgagttgttggtgatgatgatgacgatgatgatttccccctccgggagggaagttcccccggcggaatcgctccaccggagggcaaaagtgctcctgtccccagttccgcctcgagacggcgatgctctgtcccgaaagtcctctacttattttttctaggtcaaaatgacttatataccaaaagatgggcaccggaggtgggcctcggtgagcacaacccaccagggcgcgcctgggctccctggcgcacccaggtgggttgtgcccacctggtgggccccctctggtacttattggctccaatattcctcatttattccataaaaaatctccgtaaagtttcagcttgtttggagttgtgcagaataggtggcctgacgtagcttttccaggtccagatttccagctgccggaattctccctctttgtgtgtaccttgcatattatgagagaaaaggcattagaattactccaaaaagcattattatgcataaaaacatcataaataacagtaggaaaacatgatgcaaaatggacgtatcaactcccccaagcttagacctcgcttgtcctcaagcgaaaaccgaaatcgaaaaacatgtccacatgcttagagagagagaggcgtcgataaaaacaaaatacggacatagaagcatcatgtagattattataaaagcaacaaaattaaacataaaacttttatcatagacttcccatgaataagtgacaatgcatcacactatcgaagtataaagcataaactctattagaaaccaacaaactatgttctcagtgaactttgcaactacaactcatcatcttttcaggaagggtcacgtatcggagcctttaggcaagtccacatactcaaccatcatatagtcttctatgattgctaacactcactgcatacacatgagcaaaatgtttcaaccggacacatagaaagataggggcttatagtttcgcctcccaacatattcacctcaagggtgatgtcaacaataataactcatgccacccatattcaactggacatatgtgcctagatctttcctcaccacatgatgcttgccaaaggagaaaataaaaaggagtAGAGAGAAGAAActctgactcttgcataaaagtaaaagataggcccttcgcagagggaagcagaggttgccatgcgcttatttgtttgtatgctcaaccccttagtgcaaaataaagtcacgttatattgccccatgtgatggcaacctttattatgcagtctgtcgcttttactcttcaccatcacaagttcgtacaacgctcaattttctcttacactaaatgatctcacacttttagaagcaatttttattgccttattgcaccgatgacaacttacttgagggatcttgctcaatccctaggtaggtatggtggactcttgaaaataagatttgggtttaagggtttttggatgcacaagtagtatctctacttagtgcggaatttttggctagcaaagataggggcaagcaccacatgttgaaggatatatgacaatataacttctatgtgaatatgaacaaacataaatcattacgttgtcttccttgtccaacgtcaacaattttggcatataatattttgatgggggctcacaatcacaaaagatttctaggatagtgtatttatatgtgaatcttgtcttcccttattaattctttcatgagttgcatcattgaccaatactatgtttgtcaatctctaataaaatttcctacttatactttttcttatgtggtgtcatcacctaccataagattagcatatgatctttttaatttatttcctttctttttattgcaacatgaaggaaaagaaagcaaaaactcaaactaaactttattatatatctcgcacacgattacaaggatagatcactaagcaaactcttgAAAAGAAAGggtcgaactaaacttttattcatctaaagaaaaagatcaaactaaattaagtaaaggcaaaagatagtggggatgatacgataccggggcacctcccccaagcttggcggaagccaaggggagtgcccatacccgatactcaattttcttttggtgaagaagaagaagatggtggtgatggagtAGCAATCCTGTCCTTCAAGATCAAGAGGTTCTCCAATCTACGGATGACGCTTCGGAGGAAGATGATgtgctcttgatgcagaatattttcacgagtgagatatttattttgcacaTGAACcgtttgagggagtcctggattaggggatCCTCGGGTGCCTGGCCTATTtaatatgggccggactgatgggccgtgaagatacaaagctgaagactttcccccgtgtccgggtagaACTCATGTATGCGTGGGCggcaagattggtgtccggatatgttatttccttcccccacaaactgactctgtacaaccctagacccctctggtgtgtatataaaccggagggtttagtccgtagaggctatcagaattttcataggctagacaactagggtttagccattgtgatctcgaggtagatcaactcttttaacccctatactcattgaatacagtcaagcaggacgtagggttttacctccattaagagggcccaaacctgggtaaacattgtgtccccatcGTCCCTTGTCACtgttgatcctcagacgcacagttcgggaccccctacccgagatctgccggttttgacaccgacattggtgctttcattgagagttccattgtgctgTCGATagaaggatcaatggctcgccttATCATCAACAACGATATCACTTCTGGAAGGAGCCTAACTTTGAGACAGGTCCTCCAGCTCGGCGGCTTCACCATGGGCACCCGGATGGCCATCAAGCCGATGGCGCCCCCGCGATCGCCAGGCATCACCCCCGCATCAGTCTCGAACACTCCGAAAAGATGGATTTGGCAGACATCTCATCCTTGAACGAgctgctagatcgcatcgccgccctaggAATTTcaacggactatgatcggatcgggcttaaacctgaCCAGAGGGAAATCAATCTCCCACCAACCACTCACCTAGTGGCGGTCGTCAAGGAACGAGACAAGAACACCTCTTCCCCTAAGTTGAAAACCAGCTACGTTCGGATATCCGAACCCATTGAACCGGACACTCTTCCTTCTGAGGAGGTCCCGCGTCCCCCAAGCTCAGGGTCGGACTTAGGGTCCGGGGAGCACTTAGATCTCCCCAGACCCGAACCGGTGACCTCAGAGATTGTACAAGCTCCGAACATGATTTTGGGCCGGGATTCAAGTTTCAGCCCACCTGCCCACCACAATCAATACTCTCCAAGAAATTCAGGCCCTCCAAACATATACGACCTGATGTATGTATGGCAGCaacctcaggaaacggtccatcacttttgggccaggtttctacttgttaaaaacaagattaaGGATTGCTGCGACGACAATGTGGTCTCGGTTTTTCATCACAATTGCACCAATGAGGGTCGCGCAGTACTTCCGTACTACGTGCGATATCTCCGTGAAATTATGTATGCAACGGCGGTCGAGGGAATTCAGAATGCCCTCGACCGCCGTTGCATACATAATTTCACGGAGCTATCGCACGTAGTACGGAAGTACTGCGCGATGGAATGCACATGGAAGGCCTAAAAAACCCAATTAGAACCCGCCACCTTTAAGCAGTGCACTACCCGGGCAAAACGGGTACACCCTTACGAGGCATCCGATCATAAGCCCGTCGGCAAGAAAAACAAACCCTTTACGGGATACAGGTCCGTTCTTGACGAACTCCTGGACAAACCCTGTCAGATACATGCAACGCCGAGCACCGAACCAACTCACAGCcttcgagcatgttgggtactccggcaggtggcttAAAGCGGTGAGGCTATCCTCACCACCGCTACTCCAGAGAAGTATTCTCCGAAGGACGATGATCTCAACGTCtttacggtcttcgagaccttcacttcaaataatcggcgcaaaagggcactccgtgACCTCGCTGAAATTAAACAAGTAGCCGCAATGAGTCCATGGAACGACGCGGAAATAACTTTCACCGCCGATGATGAACCAAGGACCTGATCAGTCCGAGCACCCGCCGCCTTGGTATTAaacccaattgtggacggcttccgacataccaaagtgctcatggacggcggtagtgggctcaacctcatctatgaggacacGCTCGACAAAATGCATATTGACAGAGCACGCATCGAGCAAAGCAATACCACCTTTCGAGGCATCATCCCCAGTCGAGAAGCACAATGTTCGGGGAAAATCAAACTTGATGTAGTATTCGGCATGCCTGACAATTACAAGTCCAAAGAGCTCTTCCACGTGGCTCCCTTCAACAACATATATCACACCCTTTTGGGGCGGGACGCCTTCTcacgcttccaagccataccccactatgggtacatgaagcttaaaatgCCGGGGCGCTATGGAATAATCACAGTTGCAAGTGATCCGGACaaagcactccgcgccgaaaacaaaaccgcatccttggcccttgaGGCACTATCTGAAGCCCTTGCGGCGGAAGAACTACCCACCCTGCGATCCACGATGGACAAGGATGATGTGATTCTTGATAAGAggcccaagtccacctctttcaAACCAGCCGATGAAATAGTTAAATTTCAAGTACACCCGATGGATCCTAACAAATCAGCATCCATTGGAGCACAGCTGGATCCGACGGTCgatgccagggatcccacgcagactggccgaacatagcctcaacataatCAAGGGGTTCAAACTAGTCAAACAAACGCTATGacaattttccgaacccaaacgacaggctatgggggaggagctagctaAACTACTCGAGGCCGGGTTCATCAGAGAAATCAAACACACGGATTGGCTAGCCAACTTGGTCATGGTgccgaagaaggataaatcctggcgcctttgtgtcgatttcaaagacctcaataaggcttacCCCAAAGACCCTTTCCCGTTGCCCCGCATTGACCAGATTATCGACGCGACCGCGGGACACGACCCATTGTGTTTCCTCAATGCTTACTCAAGGTACCATCAGAttaagatgaaggagtccgagtAGGCCGCAACGGCGTTCATTACCCCGTACGGGCCTTTTtgtttcaacactatgcctttcgggcttaaAAATGCTGgtgccacctaccaacgcatgattcaaacatgtttggaaaaacaaatcggcaagacagtggaagcatatgtggacgacgtggtcatcaagactaaacatgtcgaatcattggtggaTGATCTCCgcctcacatttgacaacctccaaacatatgacatacggcTTAATCCGAAAAAATGTGTTTATGGCGTTCTAGCCGGAAAACTGCTAGGGTTCATtgtctccaatagaggaattgaagcgaacctagccaaaatccgagccttgTCACAATTGTCCATACCAACAGACTtaaaacaggtccaaaaactagcagggtgcgtggcagctttgagccgcttcatctccagattaggagaaaaggcactaccactTTATAGACTGCTTAGACACACCGACCACTTCGAATGGACGGATGTGGCTACAGCcagattggaagaaataaaaaccttaTTAGTAGGCAACCCAATCCTAGCCGCCCCAAGTGTTGGCGAGCCTATGTTGCTTTATATATCCACAACTCACCAGGTAGTGAGCGCCGTACTCGTTGTCGAGCGAGGggaagagggacataaattccccatccaaaaaccagtatactatgtatcggCGGTCCTAAGACCATGCAAATCCTGAtaccctcactatcaaaagatagcatacgcggtctttatggcatcccgaaagcttcgacactattttcaagagtgttcgatcacggtggcgtccgaagtaccactcaatgacattcTAAATAACAGGGATGCCACCGGCCGCatagctaaatgggccattgagctcttaccatttgaaataacatacaagaCACGCCgggctattaaatctcaggtgctgGCCGATTTCGCCGCCGAGTGGACGGAAGCCgagctccctaaagagtacagtTCATACTCCAACTGGCGTCATCTTGACATCTCCCACGGGGGACACAGTCCGCTACGTGCTGcaaatcatgtatacggactccaatAATGCAACCGAATATGATGCACTTTTACACGGTCTCCGAATGGcggtctccatgggcatacaacgcctagaggcgcggtgactcaaacctcgcaatatcccagaTAAATGGAGAGTTCGATGCAAaagacccaaaaatggcggcatATAGAAACGCCATATTAAAAatatcggctcggttcgaggggctcgagtttcaccACGTCGCTCGAGATAGTAACCAGGCAGCGGACATACTTGCTCGAAtgggcgccaagcgcgaccccgtcccgcctaacaccttcgtggaaaggctcttcaagccatccgtagTATGGCAGGATGAAAGCGACAACACTAGTCCGGACCTGATAACACCCCCAGCAGCCGAACAAAATACAAGTATCGTCGGGGGTTTGGATTCCGAAATAACACCCTCTGCTCATGAAATCATGGCTGTTATcgctccatggaccgaacccttcctggcctaccttaataggcaggaGCTTCCCGATGATCAAAATGAGGCCCTGTCACACCGTGCATTTTGTAACATGTCATTTGCATTAATAAAGCATGAAAATTTGGaccaacaaaaacttttgcattaTTTGGCTTTTATTTGGAGTTGGTTTTCTCTCTGTGATTTTCAAGTGCTCTTTAAAGTCAACTACTCCACTTTATATACTTCATCTCCCTGCCCCAGACttctgcccaatgatcatgccatgtgtatagtgaaatatagtattttcttacaaaaacaaattggccaaaaagtattttcaaaatttagttttccaaaaacccctgaattgaggcTTGCACTACAAGTACTTGATTTAGGGTATGACAAATATTTCAAAGAGTATATTTGaaacctattagatataggattCCCAcgaaccacaaaaatataattttaaaagttattttcctattttatttaaaagctttttcttaaggccagaaatggtcgTTAATAGGGAAAAATTATTTTattgtttcaaaaatatttgacaaaaatcagggaaactctgtggacatatattttccatatataagagtttcaacacatggtcatgttcaaaatattggacaaaacctcccaaaaccatttctgcccatttaaaggatttgaaatatttctacaagaaatattttcataaaaatcCAATAAAATTCTAGCAAGTCACATATACATAATATGATGACATTTCAGAGTATCAGCTCAATCCAAACTGTTTTGGTTCacaaaagtgccccaaaaccatCTCTGTCcagattcaaatttgaacaactttgtactaccaactttatctccttgaccccaacttttgtgagcatgttcacatgaccaaatgaatccactacactaagtggtgcatcaaggggaAGTGATTTGCTCAACTAGATCTGCAGAAGTTCATTTCTgctaatttctagggtttacaaaagttgcattggcaactttgcccaaatgagctCAAAATTAGTGGAAGGCCCTAATTATATGTGACATTTCACCCTGTGGAGTCTCATGGCAAATGGAAATCATCTATTTGCCCAAACCaacatcaaacaccttctgccacTTTACCAAAATCCCATTTTTGGCCTCTTCCACTAATCTCCGTAGGCTCAACTTTCTACCACGACCCCTCCTAGTCCCCCTCTAGCACCTGTGTGCTTTGCTGcccgaggaagcaatgatgaaGGTGGGAGAGCCCCATTTTTCTTCTCTAGACAGTGGATTGCTCCCTCTCTCTCAGCCTCCTTCTCTCCCCTCAGCTTTCCAGAGCATCCAAGGCTCTCCCCAGCTTTTGCCCACGCCCCCTTCAGTTGCCAGACGCAAGTGGACGCGCGCGGACGCGGGAAAGCCGCGGATGCCGGCCAAAGTCACGCTCTAGAGCGCCTGGCAGGGCACCCGACCATTGATGCCGCGTCTCCCgccacctcgagcctcccccgCGCGCCAGTCGATGCCCCTCGACGTCCGCTCCACGCCAGCAGGCCGCCCACTTGCTCCCGCACCCTTCTCTCTCTCCTGCAGCTCGCGCCAGAacgccgccccgctcggccaatgcTCGCGCCGCCCCTGTGGCCCGCCCACAGCTCGTCCCGCTCCTCCTCTCTTTCCCTGGCACCCTAGACCACTCCCACGAACACCCCCGAGCCCTCCATTCCCTCTCTAACGGCCACCCGAGCCGATCTTGTGGGCACCCGTAGGCCGCGCCTACGGTGGACCTCGGCCAACCTATATAAGGCGACCCCGAGCCTCTCTCGCACTCCCTGTCGCTCCCCCACACTCCTAGTCAACCTCCCGCACCACCCATTTGTCTCCAGAGCCGCTCGAGCTCGAGATCGAGcacgagctccgccgcctcgggtCGCCGTCGATCTCAGGGTACATGCCCTCTCCGCCGCTCCTCTTCCTCGATCTGGAACCGCCGCAGCTCACTGATCATTTCCCCTTTCCTCCCCGATTCTTTTGCAGCCGGAAACAGCCGGAACCGCCGCCTCTCGAAGCTCTTCCACCGGTCTCCTCGTCACCGGCGAACCCCTACACTCCGGTGACCGCCTCCACCTCCACCCGAACGGCGACTCCGGCCTGAGCGCGCCGGTGCCCTCGGATCGCCTCGCTGTCGACCACAGCGACGCCGGTGAGCTCGCCTCCCTCTCTggcccgaggttgaagacgacggccGTGGGGCTCGTTGGTCAGCCTCACATTCTGACGGGTGGgccccacccgtcaggtttaaaacgCACGCGCGCGCGTACCGGTTCGCCCGTCGGCTGAAGGCGTATTTTGCATTTACGCCTTTGGTGTGGCAGCCTCGCGCGGGCTGGATCCTCTCTGGGCCTGCTGCGCTGTGGCCTTTCTGGCCCAGTGGCACAGTGCCCTCTTGCTTTTTCTTTTCTGTGCAACTTGCAAAAATTCCACAGGATTAAATAAATATCCAAATCCAATGATTCCAGCTCCTAAATTCTTGTAAAAACTCACCTATTTAATGGTGTAACTTTCATACATGCCCAACTAACTTCTCTGTGctgttcaaatttaaattcaaatttgagcaaTTAAATCCTTGTTTGAAAATCCATTGCTCTGTCTCTGTAGCTGCAAATCCAGAAATAAGAATTTTCCCCTTCTTAGTTTTAACACTAGTATTTAACAAAAATGAGTTGACATTTTTCTGAGCACTTtggtttttctgttttattattgCCTTATTTAGTCGTTATTATTTTGCGACGATAGATTGCGTTGCTGACGAAGGAGTTGGACCAGAAGACTTTGAAGACCCAGAAGAATTTGCtgagccaggcaagcagccctttgaccatgtctatgaaaccccTTTTATGCATATCatatagcactttattattgTTGCATCGGAATCATGATGAGATGGTAACCACTTGGGTGGGTTGCCTCTGTTACTTCCgtgttgatacttgcattgtgcatgaccctacctt contains:
- the LOC141041117 gene encoding uncharacterized protein, which encodes MPDNYKSKELFHVAPFNNIYHTLLGRDAFSRFQAIPHYGYMKLKMPGRYGIITVASDPDKALRAENKTASLALEALSEALAAEELPTLRSTMDKDDVILDKRPKSTSFKPADEIVKFQVHPMDPNKSASIGAQLDPTVDARDPTQTGRT